A section of the Babesia microti strain RI chromosome I, complete genome genome encodes:
- a CDS encoding Transmembrane protein, putative sugar transporter (overlaps_old_locusTagID:BBM_I03515) encodes MDALVNDEISSSTHDSSIISETSGNGSLPNHIPILTMILYSFPQLPFICMSTTILAYIIPLYATHYNWGIGIYYFYLDQIGTLVFLMSISMTITQPLIGLILGSSDGNLNIKKFKISFIFGSFIFGVGFVLIVYLPSILSKVMQPFMYSISLVTGIGWALYEVSFASIGANLSTNYDVRIELQTWATIFYTLGTIIAHSGHALFGLFLDSLDGIRYRNYILAPIFFIILTISLCLFQIYMNDTNSECDNIIKNDIYKSSIEYEYLKMPLKKYIFIKLERSYDFLKKYLKLISNRYAIALTLMDTSNSIFLSIGAYAICFATRHIVEMPNIEAFSPLIAVVSMILILPFWFKYRIKFNPEKRTSCFFSMLVQTICVILLFFTVKAKNLTLLITLLIIYGFSNGIFHTTLQSMNGDVIDYVHSLNDKRHEGVLFGFIFFIKNGITAIVLKLLYYLLGKYGYTGIEKKLDANVLFYVKVIYGTIFVLQHSLVYIALVFYNIDREFHKRIIFDIVENRNKDLDC; translated from the exons atGGATGCGCTGgtaaatgatgaaattagTTCTTCTACACATGATTCATCTATTATATCTGAAACGTCCGGAAACGGATCTCTTCCTAATCACATTCCAATCTTAACTATGATATTGTATTCATTTCCCCAGCTTCCTTTTATATGCATGTCTACGACAATATTAGCATATATTATACCTCTGTATGCTACTCATTACAACTGGGGTATaggtatttattatttttatctagATCAAATTGGTACATTAGTATTTCTAATGAGTATTTCAATGACAATAACCCAGCCACTTATTGGATTGATTTTAGGATCTTCTGATGGCAATttaaacattaaaaaatttaaaatatcattcatATTCGgttcatttatatttggtG ttgGATTCGTTCTTATCGTATACCTtccatcaattttatctaaagTTATGCAACCATTTATGTACAGTATATCATTAGTCACAGGCATCGGATGGGCTTTGTATGAAGTTTCATTTGCTTCTATTGGagcaaatttatctacaAACTACGATGTTCGCATTGAACTTCAAACATGGGCAACTATTTTTTATACGCTAGGAACTATTATTGCTCACTCAGGACATGCTTTGTTTGGTTTATTTTTGGACAGTTTAGATGGCATACGTTATCGTAATTACATTTTAGCGCCCATATTCTTTATAATCCTCACGATCTCATTGTGTTTATTCCAGATTTATATGAATGACACAAATTCAGAATGcgataatattattaaaaatgatatttataaatcttctattgaatatgaatatttaaaaatgccattgaaaaaatatatttttattaaattagaACGGAGTTATGATTTTTTGAAGAAATATCTAAAGCTTATTTCAAATAGATATGCTATTGCGTTGACACTAATGGATACGTCGAATTCTATTTTTTTATCTATCGGAGCTTACGCAATATGTTTCGCTACTAGACATATCGTGGAAATGCCTAACATTGAAGCGTTTTCTCCCTTGATAGCTGTAGTATCTATGATATTGATCCTCCCTTTTTGGtttaaatatagaattaaatttaatccGGAGAAGAGAACGTCATGTTTTTTTTCTATGTTAGTTCAAACAATCTGTGTCATATTGCTATTCTTTACAGTTAaagcaaaaaatttgactTTGTTAATCACACTCCTCATTATTTATGGATTTTCAAATGGAATATTTCACACAACTTTGCAGTCTATGAATGGCGATGTTATTGATTATGTCCATTCATTGAATGATAAAAG GCACGAAGGGGTGTTATTTGGCTTCATCtttttcattaaaaatggaatTACTGCTAtagtattaaaattattatattatttattaggAAAGTATGGTTACACTGGAATagaaaaaaaattagatgCTAATGTATTGTTTTATGTAAAAGTCATTTATGGcacaatatttgttttgCAACATTCCCTTGTCTATATTGCCCTTGTATTCTACAATATTGATCGTGAATTTCACAAACGGATAATCTTTGATATTGTGGAAAATAGGAATAAAGATTTAGATTGCTAA
- a CDS encoding BMN2 family, Pseudo gene (overlaps_old_locusTagID:BBM_I03513), which yields MINIIYIILYTNLFPNRYRLIYQNKIVIIKISNYIIKFDDNAKLPNYNVLYIQIYTCEHNNPLLVYFRVSIG from the coding sequence atgataaatatcatatatattattttatataccaATTTATTCCCAAACCGATATAGATTGATCTatcaaaataaaattgttataatcaaaatttccaattatataattaaatttgacgATAATGCTAAATTAccaaattataatgttttatatatacaaatatatacttgTGAACATAATAATCCAttattagtttattttaGAGTTTCTATAGGATGA
- a CDS encoding Methyltransferase TYW3 (overlaps_old_locusTagID:BBM_I03510) produces the protein MNNSSPLIANLLETSPYLNIYDNTRTISVQQIPNVIYSNIDTAIGIKNGYSDVLNGSNEFLSGDKSLKNSIDVLLHPYIKLFKDKKCVTTSSCSGRIVILAKNLSAGAKKCETLFLKVSHSHVNLHCVLLWIQSVTNGSPFYSKQTYKLSPEVEILLKYEPFVIHVEFPNFDQAVAILEVAKEFGLKQSGLISARKRYILAIRGSQNFEAPIARYSSNGIDWLITEDTLNYYLKVCNRKHTDNLGDMVGFYWKLYYSTHNYYTYYASLNPLIDVRELNGYKYMKRWGSSSCIIGDSVYVFGGFTAGSNPPILSIYSIKRNVWAYVYQNYTIKSIFSCILPIADGNIAVVMGRSSPIDPSDEVHIIDISANYQLTRAEPITTEPAPRFRHSIAPIKGNTFYMYGGITHGYNFLGDLWKGTICKSDGHYTIFWSQLVDCPMALASSTITYYYGTVYVIGGMNAKCWCNFMDKIWAFNPANCAWNFINVGGDKFPNNRASHSSVQIGNSVIVMGGISTNESSYGMMLFDIWRLDLDELKWYYLGDVPHNNTIVKSSIVYDTTRELLYLIGGGIVCFTFGSVFQRPLSLRLQFPNSLSGSYLEILDSSVVKRCKNFCQEMGWYDKKRKIINRNGLFLIPINLHDMHTNSHPGANLRTNNSAIQCIIEYLAQYNIDAHKLIGNLKLTKYERLGHILLFNDDLTMFNRSLVDNGLDQSLLEPMYEQVAHVIDKRIGGIKAIGVKGVIQGEMRKPNIKMLYGDPITQIVENGIKYVLDVTKCMFSAGNVNERVRIPTKYMSNDRVELVVDMFCGIGYFSLPILAMNSSCKLVVTDINEEALGFFRKGLKANSVDPSRVDILPGNCRNLCNSKYVGTVNRVLLGLLPDSSIGWETAIILSHKKSSCMLHIHTVSAALEPITKLQFTAMSTDVNYSTQQNDKRTYIDELLYKMYEMVRECVAKGIGTHKQIALVDIVRVKRYSPYQFHYVIDLILTPTTGAIQ, from the exons ATGAATAATTCTAGTCCACTAATCGCAAACCTCCTAGAAACAAGTCCCTATTTGAACATATATGACAACACCAGAACAATATCCGTACAACAAATTCCTAATGTGATTTATAGTAATATAGACACTGCGATCGGTATCAAAAATGGGTATAGTGATGTTCTAAATGGATCCAATGAATTCCTATCAGGGGACAAATCGTTGAAGAATTCAATTGATGTGTTATTGCATCCTTATATAAAGCTTTTTAAGGACAAAAAATGTGTAACAACCTCAAGCTGTTCAGGAAGAATTGTTATTCTGGCTAAGAATTTAAGTGCTGGTGCTAAAAAATGCGAAACCCTTTTTTTGAAAGTATCCCACTCGCACGTAAATTTGCACTGTGTCTTATTGTGGATACAATCAGTTACTAATGGAAGTCCATTTTATTCTAAACAAACTTATAAGTTATCACCGGAAGTTGAGATTCTGCTGAAATATGAACCCTTTGTCATTCACGTGGAGTTTCCCAATTTTGACCAAGCTGTCGCAATTTTGGAGGTAGCCAAGGAATTTGGATTGAAGCAATCCGGTTTGATTTCCGCCAGAAAGCGGTACATTCTAGCAATCAGAGGATCCCAAAATTTTGAGGCTCCAATTGCTAGGTACAGCTCAAATGGCATTGATTGGCTTATCACCGAAGATACTTTAAACTACTATCTGAAAGTGTGCAACAGGAAGCATACAGATAATTTAGGAGATATGGTTGGATTTTACTGGAAATTGTACTACAGTACTCACAATTACTACACTTACTATGCTAGTTTGAACCCTTTAATTGATGTACGAGAGTTAAACGGGTATAAATACATGAAACGCTGGGGCTCATCATCGTGCATAATCGGGGATTCAGTTTATGTGTTCGGTGGGTTTACAGCTGGTTCTAATCCCCCCATACTAAGCatttattcaattaaaaGAAATGTGTGGGCTTATGTTTATCAGAACTATACCATTAAGAGCATTTTTAGCTGCATTCTACCTATTGCGGATGGAAATATAGCTGTAGTCATGGGCAGATCCAGTCCAATAGATCCGAGTGATGAAGTCCACATCATAGACATATCGGCCAATTATCAGTTGACTAGGGCTGAACCAATAACAACCGAACCTGCCCCCAGATTTAGACATTCAATAGCACCAATCAAAGGCAACACATTTTACATGTATGGAGGTATAACTCACGGTTATAACTTTCTAGGAGATTTGTGGAAGGGGACTATTTGTAAGAGCGATGGGCATTATACTATTTTTTGGAGTCAATTGGTTGATTGTCCAATGGCACTTGCCTCTTCCACAATAACTTATTATTATGGCACCGTTTATGTTATAGGTGGAATGAATGCAAAGTGCTGGTGTAATTTTATGGATAAAATTTGGGCTTTTAACCCTGCTAATTGTGCGTGGAACTTCATAAATGTTGGTGGTGACAAATTTCCCAATAATAGGGCTTCGCACTCTTCAGTGCAAATTGGCAATTCTGTAATAGTCATGGGTGGTATATCCACTAATGAAAGCAGTTATGGAATGATGCTGTTCGATATATGGAGGTTGGATTTAGATGAGTTGAAATGGTATTACTTGGGAGATGTTCCACACAATAACACAATAGTAAAATCGTCCATAGTATATGATACTACGCGTGAATTGTTATATCTGATAGGAGGTGGAATTGTTTGCTTCACATTCGGATCCGTGTTCCAACGGCCACTATCACTGCGATTGCAATTTCCCAATTCTTTAAGCGGAAGTTACCTGGAAATTCTAGACTCTAGTGTTGTGAAACGGTGTAAAAACTTTTGCCAAGAAATGGGCTGGTATGACAAGAAGCGCAAGATTATAAATCGCAACGGTCTATTCCTGATCCCAATAAATCTGCATGACATGCACACAAACTCTCATCCTGGTGCTAATCTCCGAACAAATAATTCAGCTATCcaatgtataattgaatacttggcacaatataatatcgACGCTCATAAGCTAATTGGTAATTTGAAGCTTACAAAGTATGAACGTTTAGGGCatatactattatttaatgacGATTTAACGATGTTTAACAGATCACTAGTGGATAATGGATTGGACCAATCATTACTGGAGCCCATGTATGAACAAGTAGCGCATGTTATTGATAAGAGGATTGGAGGCATCAAAGCAATAGGAGTAAAAGGTGTTATACAAGGAGAAATGAGGAAGCccaatattaaaatgttatacGGTGATCCAATTACTCAAATCGTCGAAAATGGCATCAAATACGTATTAGACGTGACAAAGTGTATGTTTTCAGCGGGGAATGTCAATGAGAGGGTCCGTATACCCACTAAATACATGTCTAATGATCGGGTTGAACTTGTGGTCGATATGTTTTGTGGCATTGGTTACTTTTCATTGCCAATACTTGCAATGAACTCATCGTGTAAGTTGGTGGTCACTGATATCAATGAAGAAGCTTTGGGG TTTTTCAGGAAAGGGCTAAAAGCTAACTCGGTAGATCCTTCTAGGGTTGATATATTACCAGGGAATTGCAGAAATTTGTGTAATTCTAAATACGTTGGTACTGTCAATAGAGTGTTGTTGGGTCTGCTCCCTGATAGTTCAATTGGCTGGGAAActgcaattattttatccCACAAAAAAAGCTCTTGCATGTTACACATTCACACAGTGTCCGCTGCACTAGAACCTATAACCaaattacaatttacaGCAATGTCAACTGATGTAAATTACTCAACGCAACAAAATGATAAGAGGACTTAcattgatgaattgttatataaaatgtatGAAATGGTCCGGGAGTGCGTCGCCAAAGGGATTGGGACTCACAAACAGATTGCACTGGTTGATATAGTTAGGGTTAAAAGATACTCACCCTATCAATTCCATTACGTAATCGATCTCATTCTTACCCCCACAACTGGTGCTATTCAGTGA
- a CDS encoding Vesa-like (overlaps_old_locusTagID:BBM_I03525;~overlaps_old_locusTagID:BBM_I03530), producing MSNPITYIAWFSGGYVTSIMIFGLTIYGPLVVIALGLPPERAGILTSSASSRFTLGGMIAELIGLLIGPESKELLASLSVLQFLFSFIFYSHARWSSGFTGESLFYIMTTFSGAISRLGEQAFVVWRLESMGNAFAFGGYVSGLLPEYYYRYKLNTVDVNNPSSIRSILLELCLINIIISTIHLIFMILDIYYVIEDNKAKLSSGNRWQLLKESLVNIRNVAWALSYSAMESSCNLFYPSILVLDMDIYTEDNRAVRQSSIKTAYSIVRSILALIFIVWEIINPHFFQIKGKPMYTDYMSLINIGWNSLWTFSAISFTIIRNIISILVTLTYHYPNNPFLSLMKTYSFIYYFSIFYSFSRTYCYLIFVQIFSQLGQYNFIIDEINKEDFNIINLLRCIHCRMCCACNMLCCSSSGEAKCCEACSSKCLSVAKDKLKESRKLICSSIKVFSKVKRSDSGGTKNSQDKPDLLVGVSNIKQSKDMLLKVIEELNGSVITSCNGGGSSCECNCTTNCTSGGNCCIIKFLCGKDDCCKDGQKCCENGVTDVCSKDDCCNDGKTCCNGGESCKCCNSASGDTCSGSSGGKCGCCTQSGNSTCCCKDAKKFCLVCCISNITGRFERLKSVNNISMQLCSFTLLLFSSITFAVQAEYLDLHSTLRYIRKKRGSYFIDTVHPVIGLFWWVWHALIMCVINMVIDPFIYTASFLGKVCQFFRRRTNINTNPINQTFRNPSMSNRRPPANT from the exons ATGTCAAACCctataacatatattgcTTGGTTTTCCGGTGGTTATGTAACTTCCATTATGATCTTTggtttaacaatttatggCCCTCTTGTGGTGATAGCACTTGGCCTTCCACCGGAAAGAGCTGGTATATTGACATCATCCGCGTCTTCACGATTTACACTTGGGGGAATGATTGCGGAGCTCATAGGTTTACTTATTG gtcCGGAATCTAAAGAATTATTGGCATCTCTATCAGTATTACAGTTTTTATTTtcttttattttttattctCACGCACGTTGGTCTTCTGGTTTTACCGGAGAATCTCTGTTTTATATTATGACAACATTTTCTGGTGCAATATCTCGTTTAGGTGAACAAGCTTTTGTAGTATGGAGATTGGAAAGTATGGGAAATGCATTTGCTTTTGGCGGTTATGTATCTGGTTTATTACCtgaatattattatcgGTACAAACTGAATACTGttgatgtaaataatccatCATCGATTCGAtctattttattggaattatgtttgattaatattataatttcaacgattcatttaattttcatGATTTTGgacatatattatgtgaTAGAAGATAATAAAGCTAAATTATCCTCGGGTAACAGATGGCAATTATTAAAGGAATCTTTAGTAAATATCCGTAATGTGGCATGGGCATTGAGTTATTCTGCTATGGAATCATCgtgtaatttattttaccCATCTATAC tcGTGTTGGATATGGATATTTACACTGAAGATAATAGGGCGGTCCGGCAATCTTCTATTAAAACTGCTTACAGTATAGTTAGATCTATATTGGCcttaatatttatagtaTGGGAGATTATTAATCCAcattttttccaaataAAAGGGAAGCCAATGTATACAGACTATATGTCCCTAATAAACATTGGTTGGAATAGTTTATGGACGTTTTCTGCAATCTCATTCACAataattagaaatattatttctatATTAGTTACACTGACATATCACTATCCGAACAACCCCTTCCTTTCATTAATGAAAACCTACAGTTTCATCTATTACTTTTCTATTTTTTACAGTTTCTCTAGaacatattgttatttgatttttgtaCAGATATTTTCACAATTGGGCcaatacaatttcataatagATGAAATCAATAAGGAAG ATTTTAACATCATAAACTTATTACGTTGTATCCATTGTAGAATGTGTTGTGCATGTAATATGTTATGTTGTTCCAGCTCAGGTGAAGCCAAGTGTTGCGAAGCGTGTAGTAGCAAATGTTTGAGTGTTGCGAAAGATAAACTAAAAGAATCTaggaaattaatttgttcatccATCAAGGTGTTTTCTAAAGTAAAACGAAGTGACAGTGGCGGTACGAAGAATAGTCAAGATAAGCCAGATTTACTGGTAGGGGTTAGTAACATTAAACAGTCTAAGGATATGCTCTTGAAAGTTATTGAAGAATTGAATGGTAGTGTTATAACCAGTTGTAATGGTGGAGGTTCTTCATGTGAATGTAATTGTACCACTAATTGTACTAGTGGTGGTAATTGttgtattataaaatttttatgtgGTAAAGATGATTGCTGCAAAGATGGACAGAAGTGTTGTGAAAATGGAGTTACAGATGTGTGTAGTAAAGATGATTGCTGCAATGATGGGAAGACGTGTTGTAATGGAGGTGAAAGTTGTAAATGTTGCAATTCAGCTAGTGGAGATACATGCAGTGGTAGTTCTGGTGGTAAATGTGGATGCTGTACACAGTCCGGGAACAGTACTTGTTGTTGCAAGGATGCTAAGAAATTCTGTTTGGTTTGTTGCATCTCCAATATAACTGGAAGGTTCGAGAGATTGAAAAGTGTTAACAATATTTCAATGCAGTTATGCAGTTTCACATTGCTGCTCTTCAGCTCAATCACGTTCGCAGTGCAGGCTGAATACTTGGATCTTCATAGTACCTTAAGGTATATTAGGAAGAAGAGAGGTAGTTACTTCATTGATACTGTACATCCTGTTATTGGTCTTTTTTGGTGGGTTTGGCACGCGCTCATTATGTGTGTTATAAACATGGTTATAGAtccatttatttatactgCAAGTTTTCTAGGTAAAGTGTGCCAGTTCTTCAGAAGACGAACCAACATCAACACTAATCCAATAAATCAAACTTTTAGAAATCCTAGTATGAGCAACAGGAGACCACCTGCCAATACATAG